The DNA region GACGGGCGAGCAGCAGCCTGACCAGAAACACCAGGCCGGCGCCGATGGTGGCCATGTACGCGGTGTAGAAGTTGGCGATCCAGGCGAGGGTCACCACCAGCACGCCGAGCACCCGGTGCCGCCCTTGCAGGATCCATTCGCCGACCAGGCACAGCAGTGGCAGGGCGATGAGGCCGTCGAGCCACATCAGGTTGTACGAGGCGTCCGCCACGCTCCAGCCGCACAGGGCGTAGGAGGCGCCCAGCAGGCCCGCCGCCCACCAGCGGCCCGGGCGCAGCGTGAGCAGCAGCCAGGCCATGGCAGCGCCGGCGCACGCCGTCTTCAGCATGGTGATCACATAGACGGCGAGGTCGATCTCGTCCCGTGGGAACACCCCCACGAGCAGGGCGAACGGGCTGGTGAGGTAGGTCCCCAAGTCGGGGAGGAAGCTGGAGCCGAACCCGGACTGCCAGTTGACGAGGAGTCCGCCGTCGGTCCTCCCGTGGAGCAGGTCCCACAGGTGGGCGTGGAGGGGCACGTACTGGTTGCCCAGGTCGTTGACGCTCCGGGTGCGCGGGCCGAAGGGATAGCTGCGGGCGACGGCGTCGGCGGCGCAGAAGGCGGTGACGGTAATGGCCGCCCCGAGCAGGGCGGCCAGGCGCCTCGGTCCGGTTGCAGGGTTCACGCCCTGTCCCTGTCCGGTCGGCGCCGCGCGTCCTTGTAGGGATTGCCACTCCTACGCAATGCGGCAGTGGGCAGGATCGAGCACAGCATTTTCGGAAGACTCCCCGGTCCGTCGTCGATTTCGCCGACTTAGATGAGCTTTCCTCCCGGTCGGTTGTGCCGACGCCGGAAAGTGACGAGAGGAATTCCGAATACGCACGACGCTTTCGAGAAAAGGAGGGCCACCCGCTCAGTCGGCGATCATCCAACTGCCCGACCATGCCGTCCGGTCGGAGGCCCGCTCCCGCTGGCGGACGGCACACCGCCCGGGGGCGATGCCGGTGCCGCCGTGCTCAGGGTGGATGAGGCAGGCGACCGCCGTGGTCTCGGTGACACCGAGGGCGAGCCGTACGGGATCGCGGTCGAGGGTGGTGACCGGCGGGTGCCGGGGTCAGCGACGAGGGGTGCGGGTTGCCGCCGGCGGCACTGCGCAGGAGTTCGATGCCTCCTTGCTCGTGACCGGCCTCAACAACCACGTCACGAACGGTGCAGCCGACGGCCACCGCCTGATCACCACGTCCCTTGGGCGCCTGAAGGTATCCGGCCCGGCAGCCCGCCGCCCTTTACCGCGAATGCTGGGGAGATCGAATCCGTCTTCGCGCAGATCAAGTCCATCCGGCGTGGCGCGGGGCGTCCTCAGCAGCAAGACCCCCGGTGGTGTCCGCCGGCCGATCTGGGCCCATCTGCTGGTTCACCATGCCCTGCGCGAGCTGATGCTGGACATCGCCCCTTTCGGCACCGCCTGACGAGGCGGTGCCGAAAGGGGCGACCCGCAGGTCACCGACGTCCGGGGTGCAGTCCCAACCAGCCCGGGGACGGCGCTCCGGTGACCTCGCCGACGTAGAGGGTCAGCTGCTGCCGGAAGCGCTCGACGAGGGCGCGGTCGGCCATGAACGTGTCGAAGCCGTCCAGGTTGGCGTTGGGGTAGTCCCAGATGGGGCGGTAGCCGGCATGAGGGGCGACGTCGGTGCGGACGGACCACATGTAGAAGTCGGACTGGGTCTGCTTGTCGAGCCACCAGTTCAGGTACAGCTTGGCGGCGGCCGGGTGCTTGGCGTTCTTGAAGATGGCGGCGCGCTGGGCCCAGGCCATGAAGGGGTCGTTCTTCGGGAGGACGAAGCGGGTCCTGACCCCGTCGGCCGGGGTCAGCATGCCGTCGGTGCCCAGGGCGACGGCCGCGCTGCCTGCCTCGACCCGGTCGGCGGGTTCCTGAGTGCCGCGTACCCAGGCGATGTCCTGGGCGACGAAGCGGCGCAGCCAGTCCCAGCCGTACTTGTCGACGATGACCTTGTAGAGGTAGAGGACGGCGTCGTCGTCGTTCGGGAACGTCGAGACGATCTTCCCCTTCCAGCGGGGGTCGAGGAGGTCCCGGGCGGAGGCGGGCGCAGTAGCCCCGGCCTTGTCGACGTTGTAGATCGTGGAGAACGCGTCGACGAAGATGCCGGTCCAGGCGCCGTCGGGGTCTTTGAAGGCGGGGTGCACGCGGGAGAAGCCGGCCGGCTTGTAGCAGCGCAGTACGCCTTCCCGCTTCCAGCGCGGGAAGTCCTGCAGGGTCTGCAGCTGGACGACGTCGGGAACGAGGGCATCGGTGGCGAGCTGGTTGTCGATGCGGGCATCGTGGAACTTGCTGTAGTCCACGACGATGTCCAGCGTGATGCCGGGGAACGCCTTCTCGAAGGCGGCCTTGTTGCCGTCCTGCTGGGTCGCGGTGTCGCCGCCCGCGTAGACGATCAGCGAGCCGCCTTCCGCTTTCGCCTCGCGGTACAGCTGCTCCAGGCTCTTGGTCTCCCCTCCGTGTCCCGTTGCGTGCGCCGTTTTGGCGCCCAGGGCGCCTGCGGCGGCGGTGAGTGAGCCTGCGACGAGTACCTGACGTCGTCCGAGCGGCATGGGGGTCCCTTCGGTGTGATGCGGTGCGATCGGCGTAGGAAAAGTATCTGCATAGGCAGTGGTATTTCAAGCTTCAAGCACCGAGAGAACTGTCACTAACATGCGCAAATACTCAAATGGCGGGCAAAAATATTGCTGTAGAGTCAGGTTTATGAGTGGGCTTCTGAACGATGAGGCAGTCGTCCTGTACGGCGACATCCTGCGCCTGACCGACGCCGTCGGCGGACGGGCCGAACACACGATCCGCCAGGCCTCCGGGCTCGGCGGGTCCGAGTTCGAGGTGCTGCTGCGCCTGGCGCGCCATCCGCAACGCCGCACCACCAGCGCCCGCCTCGCCGAGGACCTCTCCTTCACCTCCGGCGGCCTGACCCGGCTGATCGCCCGTATGGAAGAGGCCGGGCTGATCACCCGGCACCCTCACCCCGAGGACCGCAGGGCCTCCCTCCTGGAGGCCACCGAAAAGGGCAACGACCTGCTGGAGCGTGCCCTCACCGCGCACGTCCCGCAGATGACCGCCGACCTGATGGAACCGCTCACCGCCGTCGAGCGGCTGATCCTGCGCGAGCTGGTGACCAAGCTGCTCGCCCACTCCACACGCGGCACGGTCGCCGCGCCTGCCGGGCCGTGACCGGCCCTTCCCCGCGAAGACCCCGGAACGAACGAGGCATCTACGGGAGAATCCTCCTGATCGGCGCCAACAGCATGATCGGCTCCCCCATCACCGTTGGTTTCACCGCAGCGGGGCAGGAGGGGCCATGGCCGGGCCGGACAACGGGTCTCCTCGCTCGTGACCGGCCTCGATAGCCAGGCACCGCCAAGGGGCCCGTTTCTTCACGCCCACGACCGCACCGGCACCTCTGTCCGAACGATCACCCGCGCCGCATGCTTCGAATGAGATCCGGTTTGCCACAACGCACCCAGCGGTCCTGCACAGCGGTAGGCAGCATGTCCCACGTCGCCGTGCCGGCGGGGCTGCAGAGTTCGGCTTGGTGGACGACGAGTTGCTGGATTGGCGCGTGGGCGTACGTCGAAGT from Streptomyces sp. NBC_00258 includes:
- a CDS encoding ABC transporter substrate-binding protein; translated protein: MPLGRRQVLVAGSLTAAAGALGAKTAHATGHGGETKSLEQLYREAKAEGGSLIVYAGGDTATQQDGNKAAFEKAFPGITLDIVVDYSKFHDARIDNQLATDALVPDVVQLQTLQDFPRWKREGVLRCYKPAGFSRVHPAFKDPDGAWTGIFVDAFSTIYNVDKAGATAPASARDLLDPRWKGKIVSTFPNDDDAVLYLYKVIVDKYGWDWLRRFVAQDIAWVRGTQEPADRVEAGSAAVALGTDGMLTPADGVRTRFVLPKNDPFMAWAQRAAIFKNAKHPAAAKLYLNWWLDKQTQSDFYMWSVRTDVAPHAGYRPIWDYPNANLDGFDTFMADRALVERFRQQLTLYVGEVTGAPSPGWLGLHPGRR
- a CDS encoding MarR family winged helix-turn-helix transcriptional regulator, with the translated sequence MSGLLNDEAVVLYGDILRLTDAVGGRAEHTIRQASGLGGSEFEVLLRLARHPQRRTTSARLAEDLSFTSGGLTRLIARMEEAGLITRHPHPEDRRASLLEATEKGNDLLERALTAHVPQMTADLMEPLTAVERLILRELVTKLLAHSTRGTVAAPAGP